A single region of the Leptospiraceae bacterium genome encodes:
- a CDS encoding putative toxin-antitoxin system toxin component, PIN family — protein MKVVIDSNLFISSLFGKVTSKLVQDIVLKKFELVTSQKQIQEICGVLRRPKFQNKISEKQINELEQIIIKHGIIVDTPGIIFDCRDPKDNFILEMAVNGKANIIVTGDSDLLELNPYREIKIIKFSEFIM, from the coding sequence TTGAAGGTTGTAATTGATTCAAACCTTTTTATTAGCTCTCTCTTTGGAAAGGTCACTTCAAAATTAGTTCAAGACATTGTCCTTAAAAAATTTGAACTAGTCACTTCACAAAAACAGATTCAAGAAATTTGCGGAGTTCTGAGGAGACCTAAATTTCAAAATAAAATATCAGAAAAACAGATAAATGAACTTGAACAAATTATAATTAAGCATGGAATAATTGTTGATACACCGGGAATTATTTTTGATTGCAGAGACCCGAAAGATAATTTTATTTTAGAAATGGCAGTAAATGGAAAGGCAAACATAATAGTAACTGGCGATAGCGACTTATTAGAGTTAAATCCATATAGGGAAATAAAAATTATTAAATTCTCTGAATTTATAATGTAA
- a CDS encoding DUF3368 domain-containing protein, with the protein MPNSIVINTTPILTMIAGCGNLDILQKLYSNIIIPLVCIDETEGRRFARIEKLTRTGSLGILLKARKNKFLNIPLKEIIPKIIDNGIWLGQQVIQEALEEDELIIET; encoded by the coding sequence ATGCCTAATAGCATAGTAATAAATACCACTCCCATTCTCACTATGATTGCTGGATGTGGAAATTTAGATATTCTCCAAAAGCTCTACTCAAACATAATCATTCCACTAGTCTGCATAGATGAAACAGAAGGAAGGAGATTTGCGCGAATCGAAAAATTAACCCGAACAGGCTCGCTTGGAATTTTATTAAAAGCAAGAAAAAATAAATTTCTGAATATTCCATTAAAAGAAATAATTCCCAAAATCATAGACAATGGAATCTGGTTGGGTCAACAGGTGATCCAAGAAGCATTGGAAGAAGATGAATTGATTATTGAAACATGA
- a CDS encoding UPF0175 family protein translates to MILSLELPDSLPDGLHISKAEFEKEAKMALLLKLYELKRISSGVASKVLGISRVEFLFLLKQYKIPVIDLEAGELKQDMLNA, encoded by the coding sequence ATGATATTATCCTTAGAATTACCCGATTCTTTGCCTGATGGACTTCATATATCAAAAGCGGAATTTGAAAAAGAAGCTAAGATGGCTTTATTATTAAAGTTATATGAATTAAAAAGAATTTCATCCGGAGTTGCATCAAAAGTTTTAGGAATTTCGAGAGTAGAGTTTTTATTCCTATTAAAACAATACAAAATTCCAGTGATTGATCTCGAAGCAGGAGAATTAAAACAGGATATGCTAAATGCCTAA
- a CDS encoding ATP-dependent 6-phosphofructokinase, with protein sequence MNTKVDKFGECTVPNPAGYEFYTKENSVVLYQTTFENPESIHPTIGDNPIYFEQSGPREKIFFNPSKVTAGIVTCGGLCPGLNDVIRGLVMELHYRYHVPRILGFKYGFEGLVKKYGHKPIELKPDMVSNIARDGGSMLASSRGSQDIGEMVDFLGLHGVNILFCIGGDGTLRAANAIYEEVKKRGDKISVIGIPKTIDNDINLIHKTFGFSTAFSEAMTAISCAHVEAKGAPNGIGLVKLMGRHSGFITVNAALASKDVNFVLIPEQDFDLEGKGAFLPTLKERILHRNHAVILVAEGAGQRFFENSSETDPSGNKKLADIGIFLKNEISKYFKKEDIPINLKYIDPSYIIRSVPANAEDSVFCNFLAQNAVHAGMAGRTGMVVGIWNNVFTNIPITLAVAERKVLIPERSSLWRSVIASTGQPNSMKVK encoded by the coding sequence ATGAATACTAAAGTTGATAAATTTGGCGAATGCACTGTCCCTAATCCCGCTGGCTACGAATTTTACACAAAAGAAAATTCTGTCGTTTTGTACCAAACCACTTTCGAGAATCCAGAAAGCATACATCCTACAATTGGCGATAACCCAATTTACTTTGAGCAATCAGGACCGCGCGAAAAGATTTTTTTTAACCCATCCAAAGTTACGGCAGGTATTGTTACCTGTGGAGGACTCTGTCCGGGGTTAAATGATGTTATCCGTGGACTTGTCATGGAGCTTCATTATAGATACCATGTGCCGAGAATATTAGGATTCAAATATGGTTTCGAAGGTCTCGTAAAGAAATACGGTCACAAACCAATCGAATTAAAACCAGACATGGTTTCTAATATTGCAAGAGACGGAGGATCGATGTTAGCCTCTTCTCGTGGAAGTCAAGATATAGGGGAAATGGTAGACTTTCTTGGACTGCACGGAGTCAATATTTTGTTTTGCATTGGTGGTGACGGAACACTGCGTGCCGCAAATGCAATCTATGAAGAAGTCAAAAAAAGAGGCGATAAGATTTCTGTCATAGGAATTCCTAAGACGATTGACAATGATATTAATTTAATTCACAAAACATTCGGATTCTCAACTGCCTTTTCAGAAGCAATGACTGCAATCTCCTGTGCTCACGTAGAAGCTAAAGGCGCACCAAATGGAATTGGTCTTGTAAAACTAATGGGAAGACATTCTGGATTCATCACGGTAAATGCGGCGTTAGCCTCTAAAGATGTAAACTTTGTTTTGATTCCGGAACAAGACTTTGATTTAGAAGGCAAGGGAGCATTTCTTCCTACACTCAAAGAAAGGATACTCCACCGTAACCACGCAGTCATCTTAGTGGCAGAGGGAGCAGGTCAAAGATTCTTCGAAAATAGCTCAGAAACAGATCCATCCGGCAACAAAAAATTAGCCGACATAGGAATCTTTCTAAAGAATGAAATTTCTAAGTATTTTAAGAAAGAAGATATCCCAATCAATTTAAAATACATTGATCCAAGTTATATCATTCGAAGTGTGCCGGCTAACGCTGAAGATTCTGTATTCTGTAACTTCCTAGCTCAAAATGCAGTCCATGCCGGTATGGCTGGTAGAACGGGAATGGTAGTTGGAATTTGGAACAATGTTTTTACAAATATCCCAATTACACTTGCCGTAGCAGAGCGAAAAGTATTGATTCCAGAAAGAAGCTCTCTTTGGAGATCAGTCATCGCTTCCACCGGTCAACCAAACTCAATGAAAGTGAAGTAA